In a single window of the Hydrogenobaculum sp. 3684 genome:
- a CDS encoding DsbC family protein, whose translation MYKKLLLSIGAFGMIIGSAYAKDACPSKTEVKSILKNFNLPPTIKIEDVYPSKRLSGFCEVVFKVSPLNAQYFFISKNGNYIIQGQVIDIKHKSLVAPDLSKYEKLSKHQLKELEDHVDFVYNSKNAKNFVYFITDPQCPFCHEAEGPLKEWAKKNHIAIKVILYPVQTPTGSLHPGSIKKSAELLCDNNASYSMLEFMYSAPVPKSPCKKGLEKVKENISYLQGLGVDGTPTFVGPTGKVETGIANSKEAMYKEFGNLIK comes from the coding sequence ATGTATAAAAAGCTTTTGTTGTCTATAGGTGCTTTTGGTATGATTATAGGCAGTGCTTATGCAAAGGACGCTTGTCCATCAAAAACAGAGGTTAAAAGCATATTGAAAAATTTTAACCTACCGCCTACTATAAAAATAGAAGATGTATATCCATCCAAAAGACTTAGCGGTTTTTGTGAAGTGGTGTTTAAAGTATCTCCTCTAAACGCTCAATACTTTTTTATAAGTAAAAACGGAAACTATATAATACAAGGTCAAGTGATAGATATAAAGCATAAGTCTTTGGTAGCTCCAGATCTATCTAAGTATGAAAAGCTATCAAAGCATCAACTAAAAGAATTAGAAGACCATGTTGATTTTGTGTACAACTCTAAAAACGCTAAAAACTTTGTATATTTCATAACAGATCCTCAATGTCCGTTTTGTCACGAAGCGGAAGGCCCGCTTAAAGAATGGGCTAAGAAAAACCATATAGCAATAAAAGTAATTTTATATCCTGTACAAACACCAACAGGCTCTTTGCATCCAGGCTCTATTAAGAAATCCGCTGAGCTTTTATGTGACAACAACGCTAGTTATAGCATGCTGGAGTTTATGTACAGTGCTCCGGTACCAAAAAGCCCTTGTAAAAAAGGTTTAGAAAAAGTAAAGGAAAATATATCATATTTGCAAGGTTTAGGAGTAGATGGAACGCCTACATTTGTGGGTCCTACTGGAAAAGTGGAAACTGGTATTGCAAACTCAAAAGAAGCGATGTACAAAGAGTTTGGCAATCTGATAAAATAA
- a CDS encoding glycosyltransferase family 9 protein codes for MKVLVWQTAYLGDVVLATSLLQNTVDIFGEYSVGFVGRPFIKDVLYGYPVELYPYDRSLKDSFDIIKAIKGYDAVLSLHVSFRSALMLYLSGIKKRIGFDRSEGKFLYTDLIPYQEKGIHEIERNIKLLELLISKKLTPKPPKLYIEEGLKEAVKRKFNLPLSFIAISPISNFFLKTWKQEHFVKLSKFLDKPVVILSDKRLEAFDNIKNVLNLSGLTSLKEFLAVVSLSSLVISNDSSSVHIANAFGIKAISIYCATSASYGFYPINGFYLEPKLYCHPCSINPKSCKTKTYKCLDFVKPEDVLEKVKTIHDLFI; via the coding sequence TTGAAAGTACTTGTTTGGCAAACAGCTTACTTAGGGGATGTGGTACTGGCTACATCCCTTTTGCAAAATACCGTTGATATTTTTGGTGAGTACAGCGTAGGTTTTGTAGGAAGGCCTTTTATAAAAGATGTTTTATATGGTTACCCTGTAGAGCTTTATCCTTACGATAGATCCTTAAAAGATTCTTTTGATATCATAAAAGCCATAAAAGGCTACGATGCTGTTTTGTCTTTACATGTATCTTTTAGAAGCGCCTTAATGCTTTATTTGTCTGGTATTAAAAAGCGAATAGGTTTTGATAGATCAGAGGGGAAATTTTTATATACAGACCTTATACCTTACCAAGAAAAAGGTATTCACGAGATAGAAAGAAATATAAAACTTTTGGAGCTTTTGATATCAAAAAAACTAACTCCAAAACCGCCAAAGTTATATATAGAAGAAGGTCTAAAAGAAGCTGTAAAAAGAAAATTCAATTTACCACTTTCTTTCATAGCAATATCCCCTATATCAAATTTTTTCTTAAAAACCTGGAAACAAGAGCACTTTGTAAAACTATCAAAATTTCTTGATAAACCTGTAGTTATATTATCTGATAAACGTTTAGAGGCTTTTGACAATATAAAAAATGTTTTAAACTTATCAGGTCTAACATCTTTAAAAGAGTTTTTAGCTGTTGTTAGTCTTTCTTCTTTGGTGATTTCAAACGATTCTTCTTCCGTTCATATAGCAAACGCCTTTGGTATAAAAGCTATTTCAATATATTGCGCTACTTCAGCCTCTTATGGGTTTTATCCTATAAATGGGTTTTATTTAGAGCCTAAGCTGTATTGTCATCCTTGTTCTATAAATCCTAAAAGCTGTAAAACAAAAACCTACAAGTGCCTTGATTTTGTAAAACCAGAGGACGTGTTAGAGAAAGTGAAGACTATTCATGATTTATTCATTTAG
- a CDS encoding DUF4878 domain-containing protein: MSKKKIVIGIVALGAVFLLFRACGSSPQGISRDLVSDFMANLKDHHPIKAIRKLDPSLRESLESQLKLPLALVEMKPYEALGASLEGQMSFVKSFKIKNVSKISDSEVKVVLETKDNEHMERDITFTVSKEDGSWKITSISF; encoded by the coding sequence ATGTCAAAGAAGAAAATTGTTATAGGAATAGTAGCCTTAGGGGCTGTGTTTTTGCTTTTTAGAGCTTGTGGGTCTTCGCCTCAAGGGATATCTAGAGATTTAGTATCGGATTTTATGGCTAATCTAAAAGACCATCATCCTATAAAAGCTATAAGAAAGCTCGATCCAAGCCTAAGGGAAAGCTTAGAAAGCCAATTAAAATTACCACTTGCTTTAGTGGAGATGAAGCCGTATGAAGCTTTGGGGGCTTCTTTGGAGGGTCAGATGTCTTTTGTAAAATCTTTTAAGATTAAAAATGTGTCAAAAATATCAGATTCTGAGGTAAAGGTTGTGCTAGAAACCAAAGACAACGAGCATATGGAACGTGATATTACTTTTACCGTATCAAAAGAGGACGGCTCTTGGAAGATAACCAGCATAAGTTTTTAG
- the gltA gene encoding NADPH-dependent glutamate synthase, with the protein MKKIRYYDRNQEVLMPVDKRTKTFEEYALGYTINLAIDEARRCILCKDADKRCIKGCPINVDIPGFISKIAEGNILEAYKIITQTDIFPSICGRVCPQERQCEGACILYFDTVRNKRNKGLPVNIGALEKFVGDFVRISGIEPSVEIEEKKGYKVAIVGSGPASLGCAYELARRGVDVEVYEALPKLGGVMFYGIPNARLDKSILEYEINKLKKMGVKFHTGIVVGRSISLKELKENFDAVFIGVGAGRGNLGIKGDNLINVYSAIEFLMNIALGCPMADIKKVAIIGGGFTAVDCAISAIRFGIETHVVYRRTRETSSARDEEWDHIQEEGAIIHWLTQPKEIIGDENGYTKGLLCVKMELGEPDESGRPRPIEIPNSEFVIDCDAVVLAIGQKPNPIAFEELNLKTTKWGTLEVDQNYMCSVEGIFASGDVVNGGDTVVRALKEGKEAAKHIYDYLINKSRRS; encoded by the coding sequence ATGAAAAAAATTAGGTATTACGATAGAAACCAAGAAGTCCTAATGCCAGTGGATAAGCGCACAAAGACTTTTGAAGAGTATGCTCTTGGCTATACAATAAATTTAGCTATAGATGAGGCAAGGCGTTGTATACTTTGCAAAGATGCGGATAAAAGATGTATTAAAGGTTGTCCTATAAATGTAGACATACCTGGTTTTATATCGAAGATAGCGGAAGGTAACATATTGGAAGCTTACAAGATAATCACTCAAACCGATATATTTCCATCAATATGTGGAAGGGTATGTCCTCAAGAAAGGCAATGCGAAGGTGCTTGCATATTGTACTTTGATACGGTAAGAAACAAGAGAAACAAGGGTCTTCCTGTTAACATAGGGGCTTTAGAAAAGTTTGTAGGAGATTTTGTAAGGATATCTGGCATAGAACCATCGGTAGAGATAGAAGAAAAGAAAGGATACAAAGTTGCGATTGTGGGCTCAGGTCCAGCATCATTAGGATGTGCTTATGAACTTGCTAGAAGAGGTGTAGATGTTGAGGTTTACGAGGCGCTTCCTAAGCTTGGTGGTGTAATGTTTTACGGTATTCCAAATGCAAGGCTTGATAAATCTATATTAGAATACGAAATAAACAAGCTCAAAAAAATGGGCGTAAAATTTCATACTGGCATAGTAGTAGGAAGAAGCATATCGCTTAAAGAACTAAAGGAAAATTTCGATGCGGTGTTTATAGGCGTAGGTGCCGGTAGGGGAAATCTCGGTATAAAAGGAGACAACCTTATAAATGTATATTCTGCAATAGAATTTCTCATGAATATAGCTTTAGGTTGTCCGATGGCAGATATAAAAAAAGTAGCCATAATAGGTGGTGGATTTACCGCTGTGGATTGTGCTATAAGTGCTATAAGGTTTGGTATAGAAACCCATGTAGTTTATAGAAGAACCAGAGAAACCTCATCAGCTAGAGACGAAGAATGGGATCATATTCAAGAAGAAGGTGCCATAATACATTGGCTTACACAACCGAAAGAAATAATAGGAGATGAAAACGGTTATACAAAAGGTCTTCTTTGTGTGAAAATGGAGCTTGGTGAACCGGACGAATCGGGAAGACCTAGACCAATTGAGATACCAAACTCAGAGTTTGTTATAGACTGTGACGCTGTGGTGTTGGCTATAGGCCAAAAACCAAACCCTATAGCCTTTGAAGAATTAAACTTAAAAACTACAAAATGGGGTACTCTTGAAGTGGACCAAAATTATATGTGTTCTGTTGAGGGTATATTTGCATCTGGGGATGTGGTAAACGGTGGTGATACTGTAGTAAGAGCTTTGAAAGAAGGAAAAGAAGCGGCAAAGCATATTTACGATTATCTTATCAATAAATCTAGGAGGTCATAG
- a CDS encoding dihydroorotate dehydrogenase produces the protein MAEVLEVLDISKSLKLIKLKSLYLSKAKPGQFFIMQYQEKPERIPVFIMSADVEHSTVSFLLQKSDDTVVTEAFENIKPGQRLHYVEGPAGKPFPQLEYKNILFVSINWGFAGIYNLAKHLKPKNKIELAFINSDSVRLDDLKSYTDIFDHVYEFDSIEAFSKIDKPYDVVVSAGSNDLAKELVSVYEDKNVLCAVITRMLCTVGLCLACRIQYDGKLKLPCVEGPWLEANKIDFDDLNRRHLILKEVLVRSRKS, from the coding sequence ATGGCTGAAGTATTAGAAGTTTTAGATATCTCTAAAAGTCTGAAACTAATAAAACTAAAGAGTTTGTATCTTTCTAAAGCAAAACCAGGTCAATTTTTTATCATGCAATATCAAGAAAAGCCAGAAAGAATACCTGTTTTTATTATGAGTGCAGATGTAGAACATAGCACTGTTTCTTTCTTGTTGCAAAAATCTGATGACACGGTGGTGACTGAGGCTTTTGAAAATATAAAACCAGGGCAAAGGTTGCATTACGTGGAAGGTCCAGCTGGAAAACCTTTCCCTCAGCTAGAATATAAGAATATACTCTTTGTTAGTATAAATTGGGGTTTTGCAGGTATATACAATCTTGCAAAACATCTAAAGCCAAAAAACAAAATAGAACTTGCTTTTATAAATTCTGACTCAGTGCGTTTAGACGATTTGAAAAGCTATACAGATATATTTGATCATGTTTATGAGTTTGATAGTATAGAGGCTTTTAGCAAGATTGATAAACCATATGATGTTGTTGTAAGTGCTGGTTCTAACGATTTAGCTAAAGAGTTAGTTAGTGTTTATGAAGATAAAAATGTTTTGTGTGCAGTTATCACAAGGATGCTTTGTACGGTAGGGCTTTGTTTGGCTTGTAGGATTCAATATGATGGCAAGCTTAAACTTCCTTGCGTAGAGGGGCCTTGGCTTGAAGCCAACAAGATAGATTTTGATGATTTAAACAGAAGGCACCTAATTTTAAAAGAAGTGTTGGTGCGTTCTAGGAAGAGTTGA
- a CDS encoding radical SAM protein: protein MIDIEVDEAFLEKLKTGLKTKEEHFGNNIFFYGPGFKHYEVEDFKTVPKPRFVDISITGKKCELMCDHCASKILHHMIPATSPEELVKVCEDLKEAGVGGILISGGSNKDNVVELYDYKDAMVYAKKELGLIVTCHVGLVDERLAKTLKEADVDAVLLDIIGEDETIHKVYKLPHKSTKDYDESLRLLKEYGLKIVPHIIIGLHYGKIIGEFNAVDMISKYDPDALVLVVVMPYYGNARYQLIKPPSAEEAAEVILYARQKMPKNPIIIGCARPAGEYRLAFDTYAMLAGANGIAFPAEGIVSQSMEFGMKPHISPNCCSTVIFDIRDFVNG from the coding sequence ATGATAGACATAGAAGTAGATGAAGCTTTTTTAGAAAAGCTAAAAACAGGTCTTAAAACAAAAGAAGAACATTTTGGAAACAATATATTTTTTTATGGGCCAGGTTTTAAGCATTACGAGGTAGAGGATTTCAAAACTGTGCCAAAACCGAGGTTTGTAGATATATCTATAACTGGGAAAAAATGTGAATTGATGTGCGATCACTGCGCTTCTAAAATATTGCACCATATGATACCTGCCACTTCTCCCGAAGAGCTTGTAAAAGTTTGTGAGGACTTAAAGGAAGCAGGCGTTGGAGGTATACTTATATCAGGAGGCTCAAACAAAGATAACGTCGTGGAGCTATACGACTATAAAGATGCAATGGTATATGCCAAAAAAGAGTTAGGGCTTATAGTAACATGTCATGTTGGCCTTGTGGATGAAAGATTGGCTAAGACGCTAAAAGAAGCTGATGTGGATGCTGTTCTTTTAGATATTATAGGTGAAGATGAAACAATTCATAAGGTTTATAAGCTTCCTCATAAAAGCACCAAAGACTACGACGAGTCATTGAGACTTTTAAAAGAGTATGGCCTTAAAATAGTGCCTCATATTATCATAGGCCTACATTACGGTAAGATTATAGGCGAGTTTAACGCGGTAGATATGATATCAAAATACGATCCCGATGCTTTGGTGCTTGTAGTGGTTATGCCTTACTACGGTAACGCAAGATATCAGCTTATAAAACCTCCAAGCGCTGAAGAAGCTGCAGAGGTGATACTTTACGCTAGACAAAAAATGCCAAAAAACCCTATAATAATAGGATGTGCAAGACCAGCAGGAGAGTATCGCTTGGCTTTTGATACATACGCTATGTTAGCAGGAGCCAACGGTATAGCTTTTCCAGCAGAGGGCATAGTATCTCAAAGCATGGAATTTGGTATGAAGCCTCATATATCTCCAAACTGCTGTTCTACGGTGATATTTGACATTAGGGATTTTGTGAATGGCTGA
- a CDS encoding DsrE family protein — MKKLAIVLMSDVNISELRVEMSMRFALRASEDPSFDVRFFFWADGVKVPRQIENIPHLKDLFYKLLEKGVTTMACINNSTKLGEKDYNEQKGINVLAIGPELLELIDQGAEVITF, encoded by the coding sequence ATGAAGAAATTAGCTATTGTGTTGATGTCTGATGTAAATATAAGTGAATTGAGAGTAGAGATGAGTATGAGGTTTGCTTTAAGAGCCTCTGAGGATCCAAGCTTTGATGTGAGATTTTTCTTTTGGGCAGACGGAGTTAAAGTACCAAGACAAATAGAGAATATACCTCATTTAAAAGATTTGTTTTATAAGCTTTTAGAAAAAGGCGTTACTACAATGGCCTGTATAAACAACTCTACAAAGCTAGGAGAAAAAGATTACAACGAACAAAAAGGCATAAACGTTTTGGCTATTGGTCCAGAGCTTTTAGAACTCATAGATCAAGGTGCTGAAGTAATAACATTTTGA
- a CDS encoding glycine cleavage system protein H, with protein sequence MAVVNGCNIPEDLLYDVDAEANAFTWAKDNGDGTFTVGLTSVAAAMAGRLVAYTPKKPGKTVERRKSVATIESGKWVGPVPSPLSGEVVEINDAVKANPALANDDPYGAGWIAKIKPTNPSEVSMLLKGPEAAEKLGAIAKEKGISCG encoded by the coding sequence ATGGCAGTAGTAAACGGGTGCAATATCCCAGAGGATTTACTTTACGACGTTGACGCAGAGGCTAATGCCTTCACATGGGCAAAAGACAACGGTGATGGCACCTTCACGGTAGGCCTCACTTCTGTAGCTGCAGCTATGGCTGGTAGATTGGTAGCCTATACACCGAAAAAACCAGGTAAAACTGTGGAAAGAAGAAAGTCAGTAGCTACCATAGAAAGTGGAAAATGGGTTGGTCCAGTGCCATCTCCATTGAGTGGCGAAGTGGTAGAGATAAACGATGCAGTAAAAGCAAATCCTGCCTTAGCTAACGACGATCCCTATGGTGCTGGTTGGATAGCAAAGATAAAACCCACTAATCCATCAGAAGTGTCAATGCTTCTTAAAGGCCCAGAAGCTGCAGAAAAGTTAGGTGCTATAGCAAAAGAAAAAGGTATCTCCTGCGGTTAA
- a CDS encoding DsrE family protein — MMEAEGQKVLILMTSGPKTPHRCATPFFIGALMASNDAIVEIFFNMDGTNLIRKGVPESIYPGGDSCVAGQKPKSVYEFMKDAKAAGVKLYSCKQAIDSSGLKEDELIPLLDGIVPAGEFAQKSLEADKVIIF, encoded by the coding sequence ATGATGGAAGCAGAAGGCCAAAAAGTGTTAATACTAATGACAAGCGGTCCAAAAACACCTCATAGATGCGCTACACCGTTTTTTATAGGAGCTTTGATGGCTTCAAACGATGCAATAGTAGAGATATTTTTTAATATGGATGGTACAAATCTAATAAGAAAGGGCGTTCCAGAATCTATATACCCCGGTGGAGATTCCTGTGTAGCAGGTCAAAAACCAAAATCGGTATATGAATTTATGAAAGATGCTAAAGCTGCTGGTGTTAAACTTTACTCTTGTAAGCAGGCTATAGATTCATCGGGTTTAAAAGAAGATGAGCTAATACCATTGCTAGACGGTATAGTTCCAGCTGGTGAATTTGCTCAAAAATCTTTAGAAGCTGATAAGGTAATAATTTTTTAG
- a CDS encoding thioredoxin family protein, producing MAASDKHVILLVSQWCATCPDADALYQKLQAELGFKYEVLDVAQPEGRAWAKKLIVRSVPSTIINGKLTFVGVPSEEEVRKVLNS from the coding sequence ATGGCGGCTTCTGATAAACATGTTATACTTTTAGTGTCTCAGTGGTGTGCTACATGTCCAGATGCAGATGCTCTTTATCAAAAGTTACAAGCTGAACTTGGTTTCAAGTACGAAGTGCTCGATGTGGCTCAACCAGAAGGTAGGGCTTGGGCTAAAAAGTTAATAGTTAGAAGTGTTCCATCTACGATTATAAACGGCAAACTAACATTTGTAGGAGTGCCCTCAGAAGAAGAGGTAAGGAAGGTGCTTAACTCATGA
- a CDS encoding glycine cleavage system protein GcvH, producing MVDHNGCLIPKDLYYDIENQVWIRLEPDGNVTYGLTDVGQTRSGKLLHIRIKDVGKKIPKGKPVASLESGKWAGPIPCIVEGEVVRRNEELLEQADIINYDPYGRGWIVTLKPVNLERDLKDLVTGEEAVRKMKEYIDREDIICMRCT from the coding sequence ATAGTTGATCATAACGGTTGTTTGATACCAAAAGATTTGTATTACGATATAGAAAATCAAGTGTGGATTAGGTTAGAGCCAGACGGTAATGTAACGTACGGTCTTACAGATGTAGGGCAAACCAGATCTGGTAAGCTTCTACATATACGCATAAAAGATGTCGGTAAGAAAATACCCAAAGGTAAACCAGTGGCATCGTTAGAGAGTGGTAAATGGGCTGGTCCTATACCTTGTATCGTAGAGGGTGAAGTAGTAAGAAGAAACGAAGAGTTATTAGAGCAAGCTGATATAATAAATTACGATCCATATGGTAGAGGTTGGATAGTAACGTTAAAACCTGTAAATTTAGAAAGAGATTTAAAAGATTTGGTAACTGGTGAAGAAGCTGTTAGAAAAATGAAAGAGTACATAGATAGAGAAGATATTATTTGCATGAGGTGTACGTAG
- a CDS encoding CoB--CoM heterodisulfide reductase iron-sulfur subunit B family protein — translation MGVIGKNVAYYPGCSLEGAARAYDVSLRLVAKDLGLELDYLKDYNCCGAMESKNVTFWGTILMNARNMSLARKQGHEVIVAPCNGCSFSLQRAWYFLTTDNSVLTKTNDLLKQGGVDPLDVIPETYHALEWLYEEAGPEKIKEKTKKPLKGLKVANYYGCLYTRPHFYARTYSHSGGQDLDKDRPMRRATADDDEHPFFQNKLLEAAGATSVDFEPMHTQCCGGPHSLSDESVSEKFVMMILQNAKRNGADVIATECPLCHASLEMYRHRLMLKGVPDVDVPAVYFTQLLGLALGRSASEVKLKDNLSDPLPVLKRYGLA, via the coding sequence ATGGGTGTTATAGGTAAAAATGTAGCTTACTACCCAGGCTGCTCATTAGAAGGTGCAGCTAGAGCTTACGATGTATCTTTAAGACTGGTAGCTAAAGATTTGGGCTTAGAGCTTGATTATTTAAAAGATTACAACTGTTGCGGAGCAATGGAATCAAAAAATGTAACGTTCTGGGGCACTATTTTAATGAACGCTAGAAATATGTCTTTGGCTAGAAAACAAGGACATGAAGTAATAGTGGCTCCTTGCAACGGTTGTTCTTTTTCACTCCAAAGGGCTTGGTACTTTCTAACCACCGATAATTCTGTGCTTACTAAAACAAATGATCTTTTAAAACAAGGCGGTGTGGATCCTTTGGATGTAATACCTGAGACATATCATGCTTTAGAGTGGCTTTACGAAGAAGCTGGCCCAGAAAAAATAAAAGAAAAGACCAAGAAACCTTTAAAAGGTTTAAAGGTAGCCAACTACTACGGTTGTCTATATACAAGACCGCACTTCTATGCTAGGACATATTCGCACTCTGGTGGTCAGGACTTAGATAAAGATAGACCCATGAGAAGAGCAACGGCTGATGATGATGAACATCCATTTTTCCAAAACAAACTCTTAGAAGCGGCCGGAGCTACTAGTGTAGATTTTGAACCTATGCATACCCAATGTTGCGGTGGTCCTCACTCCTTGTCGGATGAGTCAGTGTCAGAAAAATTTGTTATGATGATATTGCAAAACGCTAAAAGAAATGGCGCCGATGTTATAGCTACCGAATGTCCACTTTGCCATGCTTCTTTGGAAATGTATAGACATAGATTAATGTTAAAAGGTGTTCCAGATGTTGATGTACCAGCCGTTTATTTTACTCAACTCTTAGGTCTTGCATTGGGAAGAAGCGCCTCTGAAGTAAAGCTAAAAGACAATTTATCTGATCCATTACCAGTGCTGAAAAGATACGGTTTGGCATGA
- a CDS encoding 4Fe-4S dicluster domain-containing protein gives MAIHERGLVEQERIIKKDRIVIDGVDASGDWNLIILPRVIDDYDLDFAKDIINHPQGKTINQCYQCSYCTASCPVHNYWDEKYNPRHFIYLARLGMLDELQKRADVIWRCVSCHKCTHRCPKGVLVEEVLKVIVNQMSKRGLIEEYPSKKFDKFFTESVIEYGRIEDGELLFGWMEKQGFNVMKDPILKKPIPFAGGLPDWLKSLAIKPLKGMNIDFLILNAKHMLIHPRTQNWNRFKQVLERVINEEGIMTH, from the coding sequence ATGGCTATTCATGAACGTGGCCTTGTAGAGCAAGAGCGTATAATAAAGAAAGATAGGATAGTTATAGACGGTGTTGATGCATCTGGAGACTGGAACCTTATAATACTTCCTCGCGTAATAGACGATTACGATTTAGATTTCGCCAAAGATATCATCAACCACCCCCAAGGGAAAACGATAAACCAGTGCTATCAATGCTCATACTGTACAGCTAGTTGTCCTGTGCACAACTATTGGGACGAGAAATACAACCCAAGACATTTCATATATTTAGCAAGATTAGGTATGTTAGATGAATTGCAGAAAAGAGCAGATGTAATATGGAGATGCGTGTCTTGTCACAAATGTACGCATAGATGTCCAAAAGGCGTTTTGGTAGAGGAAGTATTAAAGGTAATAGTAAATCAAATGTCGAAAAGAGGCCTTATAGAAGAATACCCATCTAAAAAGTTTGACAAGTTCTTTACTGAAAGTGTCATAGAATACGGACGTATAGAAGATGGAGAGCTTTTGTTTGGATGGATGGAAAAGCAAGGTTTTAATGTAATGAAGGATCCAATCCTCAAGAAACCAATACCTTTTGCAGGTGGTTTGCCAGATTGGTTAAAAAGCTTAGCTATCAAACCGTTGAAAGGTATGAACATAGATTTCTTGATATTAAATGCCAAACATATGTTGATACATCCAAGAACTCAAAACTGGAACAGATTCAAACAAGTTCTTGAAAGAGTTATAAATGAAGAAGGCATAATGACTCATTAA
- a CDS encoding FAD-dependent oxidoreductase, with the protein MSKNVLVIGGGPAGVSAAKTLGKLGISTILVEKEQKLGGRPILEDYHTLIPRKLKPSQVLGPVIDEVTKNPNVKVKLGTEVEACEGAPGNYKVKLSNGETVEAGAIVVATGFQHFNPRRKGELGYGLFPDVITNLELEQMFSRQGKLYRPSNGQLPKRVAFVFCVGSRDRQLGVSNVHCCRYGCALSGLQGTEIREHYPDVDVFCYYMDVRTYGTWEYPFYWAPQEKAGVRYVRGRIAEITFRPSDGRLVVKHEDTIVQRPSEVPMDLVVLVLGMEPSEGTKKVAKILGLNQDQDSKFLIPSDNSGSNIISNKEGIFIAGACKGPIDIESSMSEGEAAAAEAIAFIGAKVSV; encoded by the coding sequence ATGTCTAAGAACGTATTAGTAATAGGTGGCGGACCTGCTGGTGTATCCGCAGCTAAAACTCTTGGTAAATTGGGTATATCTACCATCTTAGTGGAGAAGGAGCAAAAACTAGGTGGTAGACCGATATTGGAAGATTATCATACCCTTATTCCAAGAAAGCTAAAACCATCACAAGTTTTAGGTCCCGTTATTGATGAAGTAACTAAGAACCCAAACGTTAAAGTCAAGTTAGGTACAGAAGTGGAAGCTTGTGAAGGTGCGCCTGGTAACTACAAGGTAAAGCTATCAAACGGGGAAACTGTAGAAGCTGGAGCTATAGTAGTGGCCACTGGCTTCCAACACTTTAATCCAAGAAGAAAAGGTGAACTCGGTTATGGGCTTTTCCCAGATGTAATAACAAACCTTGAGTTAGAGCAAATGTTTTCTCGTCAAGGTAAGCTTTACAGACCATCCAACGGCCAACTTCCCAAGCGTGTAGCATTTGTATTTTGCGTTGGTTCAAGAGATAGGCAATTGGGTGTATCAAATGTACACTGCTGTAGATATGGATGTGCTCTCTCTGGTTTACAAGGCACAGAGATAAGAGAACATTATCCAGATGTAGATGTGTTTTGCTATTATATGGATGTTAGAACATATGGCACTTGGGAATACCCATTCTATTGGGCTCCTCAAGAAAAAGCCGGTGTTAGATATGTAAGAGGAAGAATAGCTGAAATAACCTTTAGACCGTCAGACGGAAGACTTGTAGTAAAGCACGAAGACACTATAGTTCAAAGACCATCAGAAGTACCAATGGACTTGGTAGTTTTAGTGCTTGGAATGGAGCCATCTGAAGGTACAAAGAAAGTTGCTAAGATACTAGGTTTGAACCAAGATCAAGATAGTAAATTCCTGATACCTTCTGACAACTCAGGTTCAAACATCATATCAAACAAAGAAGGTATTTTTATAGCAGGTGCTTGCAAAGGCCCTATAGATATAGAGTCATCTATGTCTGAAGGTGAGGCAGCAGCTGCAGAAGCAATAGCTTTTATAGGAGCTAAGGTGAGTGTATAA